The following are encoded together in the Fusobacterium simiae genome:
- a CDS encoding 5'-methylthioadenosine/S-adenosylhomocysteine nucleosidase family protein: MLYIVTALYIEAKPLISLFNLKKDNTYTKFQVFSNENIKLIISGTGKIKSATALTYLIADKDIKENDYIANIGFIASTNDKSKLGDIVYISKIQNAYSDTIFYPEMIYRHNFLEGSLMTFDKIVEKKVKNIKYIDMEAYGFFQTASIFFKRDKILVLKIVSDILKENPEDRVLIDFKDENLFKESYQNIYDFLLKFIDIPSESKNNFTNNEQ, encoded by the coding sequence ATGTTATATATAGTAACAGCATTATATATTGAGGCAAAGCCTTTAATATCATTATTTAATTTAAAAAAAGATAATACTTATACAAAATTTCAAGTATTTTCTAATGAAAATATAAAATTAATTATAAGTGGAACAGGTAAAATAAAATCTGCCACTGCTTTAACTTATTTAATTGCTGATAAGGATATCAAAGAAAATGATTATATAGCAAATATTGGCTTTATTGCAAGTACAAATGATAAATCTAAACTAGGAGATATAGTATATATCTCAAAAATTCAAAATGCTTATTCAGATACAATTTTCTATCCTGAGATGATTTACAGACACAATTTTTTAGAGGGAAGTTTGATGACTTTTGATAAGATAGTTGAGAAAAAAGTTAAAAATATAAAATACATTGATATGGAAGCCTATGGTTTTTTCCAAACAGCTTCTATTTTTTTTAAAAGAGATAAAATTCTTGTTTTAAAGATAGTATCTGATATATTGAAAGAAAATCCAGAAGATAGAGTTTTAATAGATTTTAAAGATGAAAATTTATTTAAAGAAAGCTATCAAAATATTTATGATTTTTTATTAAAATTTATTGATATTCCTAGTGAAAGTAAAAATAATTTTACTAATAATGAACAAG